One segment of Dolichospermum sp. DET69 DNA contains the following:
- a CDS encoding TonB-dependent receptor — translation MNKSSFVPVYLLSLLVTFPAIAADDKDHKNTVNSDILSLSEIQLPATNAELLTQQPAVNEVKPEPTLEPDLTPKNDADIFIETIGEKDVLPESTPTYIIEKEEIKKQGATSVADVLKKMPGFAINNVGHGADIHTGTYYRGASIDQSVFLINGRSINTNINIYHGGTDLNSIPIEAIERVELYSGTASSLYGSSAFGGVVNIITKEGYGKPKLNASAEFGSLNLNNQQLTYGGSTNKVKYNFSFERFFIDNRYRVPIGAANRDSQGYLFNADTATSTYFGSIGVDLDPKNSLNFDLTTLSSRRGLIYFGFPLQKDRLDHDGLNMGLSWKTRLGKENDSNLTTTLGYNRDYFSTYGPTGATFYRTGILDTQQFKARIDHEWKITPNNQLRWGLDLKNTDLIGDVLSTNPSQIANNEKEDRSVLNTALFAVNTWKISDALQADLGVRQNFDSQFGSYFNPSVGLRYAVNPVVAMRGSWAGAQRNPGLDQLYVFDTVHNWLPNPDLRPETGSNWTAGIDVKLSNNLLGQFTYFGNSLDNRLGVIAGKWQNIGLVDTNGLEAALQLKIANEWATFLNYTYTDAQIKTGTDKGLQLGLIPYSLLQTGISYQKNGWQGNLYATYNSGSRRSIFNNAGVGDKSTDFAPSFFNLDLSGRIPVSKNLGLTFYLENILGEQYERVNRIYSPGFTFRVGLTSSL, via the coding sequence ATGAACAAGAGTTCTTTCGTGCCAGTTTATTTACTAAGTTTACTGGTGACATTTCCTGCTATAGCTGCTGATGATAAAGATCATAAGAATACAGTAAATTCAGATATTCTTAGTTTAAGTGAAATTCAATTACCAGCCACAAATGCTGAATTATTAACTCAACAACCAGCAGTAAATGAAGTTAAGCCAGAACCTACATTAGAACCGGATTTAACTCCTAAAAATGATGCAGATATTTTCATAGAAACCATTGGAGAAAAAGACGTTCTTCCCGAATCTACTCCCACTTATATAATTGAGAAAGAAGAAATTAAAAAACAGGGTGCAACCAGCGTTGCTGATGTTTTGAAAAAAATGCCAGGTTTTGCAATTAATAATGTGGGACATGGTGCAGATATTCACACAGGTACATACTATCGAGGAGCTTCAATTGATCAGTCTGTATTTCTGATTAATGGCAGATCAATTAATACAAATATCAACATTTATCATGGTGGAACTGATTTAAATAGTATTCCGATAGAAGCCATTGAAAGAGTCGAATTATATAGTGGTACTGCTTCTTCGTTATATGGTTCTTCAGCTTTTGGCGGAGTTGTTAATATCATTACTAAAGAAGGTTATGGTAAACCAAAATTAAATGCTAGTGCAGAATTTGGCTCATTAAATTTAAATAATCAACAACTAACTTATGGTGGTTCAACAAATAAAGTAAAATACAATTTTAGCTTTGAAAGGTTTTTTATAGATAACCGTTACCGCGTTCCTATTGGGGCTGCAAATAGAGATAGTCAAGGATATTTATTTAATGCGGATACAGCTACAAGCACTTATTTTGGAAGTATTGGAGTAGATTTAGATCCAAAAAACTCTTTGAATTTTGATTTAACTACTTTAAGCAGCCGTCGGGGTTTAATTTATTTCGGTTTCCCTTTACAAAAAGACCGATTAGATCATGATGGTTTAAATATGGGATTGTCTTGGAAAACCCGACTTGGTAAAGAAAACGATTCCAACTTAACAACTACTTTGGGTTATAACCGAGATTACTTTAGCACTTATGGTCCAACAGGAGCAACATTTTACCGAACTGGAATTTTAGATACCCAACAATTCAAAGCTAGAATAGATCATGAATGGAAAATAACCCCTAATAATCAATTACGCTGGGGTTTAGATTTAAAGAATACCGATTTAATTGGCGATGTTTTGAGTACAAATCCTAGTCAAATTGCTAATAATGAAAAAGAAGATAGAAGTGTTTTGAATACAGCTTTATTTGCTGTGAATACTTGGAAAATTAGTGATGCTTTGCAAGCTGATTTAGGAGTCAGACAAAATTTTGATAGCCAATTTGGTAGTTATTTCAATCCTAGTGTGGGCTTACGTTATGCTGTTAATCCAGTAGTTGCAATGCGTGGTAGTTGGGCAGGGGCGCAACGCAATCCTGGTTTAGATCAATTATATGTTTTTGATACGGTTCATAATTGGCTACCAAACCCCGATTTAAGGCCAGAAACTGGTTCTAATTGGACTGCGGGAATAGATGTCAAATTGTCAAATAATTTGTTAGGACAATTTACATATTTTGGGAATAGTTTAGATAATAGATTGGGAGTAATTGCTGGAAAGTGGCAAAATATTGGGTTAGTAGATACCAATGGTTTAGAAGCAGCATTGCAGTTGAAAATTGCCAATGAATGGGCAACTTTTCTCAACTATACTTATACAGATGCTCAAATCAAAACGGGAACTGATAAAGGGTTACAGTTAGGATTAATTCCCTACTCTTTGCTACAAACTGGCATTAGTTATCAAAAGAATGGATGGCAAGGTAACTTATATGCTACTTATAATAGTGGTTCTCGCCGTTCTATTTTTAATAATGCTGGGGTTGGAGATAAAAGTACAGATTTTGCGCCGTCTTTCTTTAATTTAGATTTGAGTGGCCGTATTCCTGTCAGTAAAAATTTGGGACTAACTTTTTACTTAGAAAATATTCTGGGTGAACAATATGAGCGAGTTAATCGCATCTATAGTCCTGGTTTTACTTTCCGTGTGGGTTTAACTTCTAGTCTATAG
- a CDS encoding TonB family protein yields MSLSSVTIEQREKETEALKTFLFFSFIGSLVLHIGLLALAINNFFHRVPEVKEEAIEVTILETIPQEVAQLPVEIKSLPKTNSGGGGGNKGGGISTPTETALNMIKSSVAPVTKQPQLKITNSLISKQSQKLTNPEPAKTLTPVQTNPIENTNPEPATTPPPVETKPIQKLDENANILASTQPQVQTKPTTITPLKSEIQPNASSNNIPSNSTASTQLPQNKNILGNLGDRLRNSLGTGNGTGNGVGNGIGNGIGNGIGNGVGNGIGSGNKPKPENTPVATAPKPPIENSSKLNRADCIQCQIKYPDRARRRGAEGNPEVAINTDAKGNVTQVRLIRSSGDSELDEAAQQAAQQWKLTPTEGGREGVKASVNFAIKGSQRHRKLQERQIEKQRAAPQNKPEKAASTDTPIESSQRKKAPIITDIPSENTTRRKQESVPSERKPVSPPRQRIEPDKPKQTEETTPRRRSPEPVKSDTNNQLDEGRTERVQKSRRRLEEILRRRQKPSDSPPAEVPTPPEPATTSPTGANSQKFWATRSRYYTN; encoded by the coding sequence ATGAGTTTATCAAGTGTCACTATAGAACAGCGCGAAAAAGAAACTGAAGCACTAAAGACTTTCCTTTTCTTTAGTTTCATTGGCTCACTAGTATTACATATTGGACTACTAGCTTTAGCTATTAACAATTTTTTTCACAGAGTTCCTGAAGTTAAAGAAGAAGCCATTGAAGTGACAATTCTGGAAACTATACCCCAGGAAGTTGCTCAACTACCAGTAGAGATAAAATCCCTACCAAAAACAAATTCCGGTGGTGGTGGTGGAAATAAAGGTGGCGGAATTTCCACACCAACAGAAACAGCCCTGAATATGATTAAGTCTTCTGTCGCACCCGTAACCAAACAGCCTCAACTAAAAATCACTAATAGCCTTATCAGCAAACAATCTCAAAAACTTACAAATCCTGAACCTGCGAAAACATTAACTCCTGTACAAACTAACCCAATAGAAAACACAAATCCTGAACCTGCGACAACACCACCCCCAGTAGAAACAAAACCAATACAAAAATTAGATGAAAACGCAAATATCCTAGCGTCTACTCAACCCCAAGTGCAGACAAAACCCACAACAATCACACCATTAAAGTCAGAAATTCAACCCAATGCTAGTTCCAATAATATCCCTAGCAACTCCACCGCTTCCACACAGTTACCGCAGAATAAAAATATTTTAGGCAATTTAGGCGATCGCTTAAGAAATAGTTTAGGTACTGGTAATGGGACTGGAAACGGTGTCGGTAATGGTATTGGAAACGGTATTGGTAATGGTATTGGAAACGGTGTCGGTAATGGTATTGGCTCTGGAAATAAACCAAAACCAGAAAATACACCAGTAGCTACCGCACCCAAACCTCCCATAGAAAATAGTTCTAAATTGAATCGTGCAGATTGTATTCAGTGTCAAATTAAGTACCCAGATAGAGCCAGACGACGTGGCGCAGAAGGAAATCCAGAAGTTGCTATTAATACTGATGCTAAAGGTAATGTAACGCAGGTAAGATTAATCCGTTCCAGTGGTGATAGCGAACTAGATGAAGCGGCTCAACAAGCTGCACAACAGTGGAAATTAACACCCACAGAAGGGGGAAGAGAAGGGGTAAAAGCTTCAGTTAACTTTGCTATCAAAGGATCACAGCGTCACCGCAAACTTCAAGAACGGCAAATAGAAAAACAGCGAGCAGCCCCACAAAACAAACCTGAAAAAGCAGCTTCTACTGACACTCCTATAGAATCATCACAACGAAAAAAAGCTCCTATTATTACTGATATTCCTTCCGAAAATACCACTAGACGTAAACAAGAATCTGTACCTTCTGAAAGGAAACCAGTCTCACCACCCCGTCAGCGGATAGAACCTGATAAACCTAAGCAAACAGAAGAAACTACACCCCGTCGTCGTTCACCTGAGCCTGTAAAATCTGATACTAATAATCAACTGGATGAAGGTAGAACGGAGAGAGTACAAAAAAGCCGGAGACGCTTAGAAGAAATCCTCCGTCGTCGTCAAAAGCCCTCTGACTCACCACCAGCGGAAGTACCCACACCACCCGAACCTGCGACAACATCACCTACTGGGGCTAATAGTCAAAAGTTTTGGGCGACTAGAAGTCGCTACTATACAAACTAA
- a CDS encoding c-type cytochrome → MKKIISVLLLGIAIFTFAFSSPALAADTASGAALFKANCAQCHLGGKNLVNAAKTLKKEALEKYDMYSAEAIIYQVTNGKGAMPAFGKKLKAEQIENIAAYVLEQADKGWKK, encoded by the coding sequence ATGAAAAAAATTATCTCAGTATTATTATTAGGCATAGCTATCTTCACCTTTGCCTTCAGTAGTCCAGCTTTGGCCGCAGATACCGCTAGTGGAGCCGCATTATTTAAGGCTAATTGCGCTCAGTGTCACCTGGGGGGCAAAAATTTAGTTAATGCTGCTAAAACCTTGAAGAAGGAAGCTTTGGAAAAGTACGATATGTACTCAGCAGAAGCAATTATTTATCAAGTTACTAATGGTAAAGGTGCTATGCCAGCCTTTGGTAAGAAATTAAAAGCAGAGCAAATAGAAAATATAGCTGCTTATGTCCTAGAACAAGCTGATAAAGGCTGGAAAAAGTAA
- a CDS encoding amino acid ABC transporter ATP-binding protein: MQLNQDGNVAIKVENLYKSFGQLQVLQGISVEIPKGEVVAIIGPSGSGKSTFLRCLNLLEVPTSGKIYVDGIEITAPQTDVRKIRQNIGMVFQHFNLFPHKTVLKNIIYAPMQVKGISEQEARVIGMDLLSKVGLENKADVYPSRLSGGQKQRVAIARALAMKPDMIMFDEPTSALDPEMVKEVLTVMGDLAKSGMTMAIVTHEMGFAREVADRIIFLDGGKLAEDAPPAEFFSSPQCDRAKQFLDKVL, from the coding sequence ATGCAATTAAATCAGGATGGCAATGTAGCTATTAAAGTTGAAAATTTATATAAATCTTTTGGGCAACTTCAAGTTTTGCAAGGGATTTCTGTAGAGATTCCCAAAGGTGAAGTAGTTGCTATTATTGGTCCTTCTGGATCAGGAAAATCAACTTTTTTGCGTTGTTTAAATTTGCTAGAAGTGCCAACTTCCGGCAAAATTTATGTAGATGGCATAGAAATTACTGCACCTCAAACTGATGTGAGGAAAATCCGTCAAAATATCGGCATGGTGTTTCAGCATTTTAATTTGTTTCCCCATAAGACAGTGCTAAAAAATATTATATATGCACCGATGCAGGTCAAAGGTATTTCTGAACAGGAAGCGCGGGTAATAGGGATGGATTTATTATCAAAAGTAGGATTGGAAAATAAAGCTGATGTCTATCCTTCGCGGTTATCAGGTGGACAAAAACAGCGGGTAGCGATCGCCCGCGCTTTAGCTATGAAACCGGATATGATCATGTTTGATGAACCTACTTCCGCTCTTGATCCAGAAATGGTGAAAGAAGTGTTAACCGTCATGGGAGATTTGGCTAAAAGTGGGATGACAATGGCAATTGTGACTCATGAAATGGGGTTTGCGAGAGAAGTTGCTGACCGCATCATCTTTTTAGATGGGGGCAAATTGGCAGAAGATGCACCTCCAGCAGAGTTCTTTAGTAGTCCTCAGTGCGATCGCGCTAAACAGTTTTTAGATAAAGTTCTGTAA